One segment of Deinococcus sp. Leaf326 DNA contains the following:
- a CDS encoding N-acetylmuramoyl-L-alanine amidase, which yields MKRLLLTALLLAPAPALAQTASPVSVFTPAPVSDEAIYVAYPPATYAVAFDHVLLEGSVKPGATLSIGGRAVEVGADGLFIEWVPLTRGENVLRLESTLAGVTSARELKVTSTPPTALSGAAQIVPGGALPTADRVAYLLPQTPEARAVPLAFSGTPGAQASFRVGDLGPFPMAETAPGRYEGTFLLPERLAAAPVTYTLTAPDGSTATASSAGRLSVTGTGPRVAEVTAAIPGRGVQAGTSVWRNGAGRNYVVYPRTGARTVVVGEDGNTFVVQASGTLTLNAPKTTLTLLPEGTPLPRAVSTNIDVKRSGDHSEVRIGLPQKVPFTVEQNAAPGGSASLDLRLFHSVADVDYIVSAFPDPAVRDVRWTQDADGVARVHVDLVGRPWGYDATYEGNTLVLRVRQAPAVDDRQPLRGRTVVIDPGHGGDELGGAGPLRVPEKGMTLPIALRVAELLREKGAAVILTRETDVTVPIYNRPLLAEEKNAELLVSIHANALPDGVDPATRRGSGVYYYQPQARALADALQGSLVEKLPDIGNDGVHYQNLALTRPTTQLSVLVETAYLTDKGNLRQLMSGAGRERFAQAIAQGIERFYRGAATGR from the coding sequence ATGAAGCGACTGCTCCTCACCGCCCTGCTGCTCGCGCCCGCCCCGGCGCTGGCCCAGACGGCGTCCCCCGTCTCCGTGTTCACCCCGGCCCCTGTCAGTGACGAGGCGATCTATGTGGCCTACCCGCCCGCGACCTACGCGGTCGCCTTCGACCACGTGCTGCTGGAGGGCAGCGTGAAGCCTGGCGCGACCCTGAGCATCGGCGGGCGCGCGGTGGAGGTGGGCGCCGACGGCCTGTTCATTGAGTGGGTGCCGCTGACCCGCGGCGAAAACGTGCTGCGGCTGGAGAGCACTCTGGCCGGCGTGACGAGCGCGCGCGAGTTGAAGGTCACGAGCACCCCGCCCACCGCCCTGAGCGGCGCGGCCCAGATCGTCCCTGGGGGCGCGCTGCCCACCGCCGACCGGGTGGCCTACCTGCTGCCCCAGACGCCCGAGGCGCGCGCGGTCCCCCTGGCCTTCAGCGGTACGCCGGGCGCTCAGGCGAGCTTCCGGGTGGGCGACCTCGGCCCCTTCCCGATGGCCGAGACCGCGCCGGGACGCTACGAGGGCACCTTCCTGCTGCCCGAGCGCCTGGCCGCCGCGCCGGTCACGTACACCCTCACGGCTCCGGACGGCAGTACGGCCACAGCCAGCAGCGCGGGCAGGCTGAGCGTGACCGGCACCGGCCCGCGTGTGGCGGAGGTCACAGCGGCCATTCCGGGACGCGGCGTGCAGGCGGGCACCTCCGTGTGGCGCAACGGCGCGGGGCGCAACTACGTGGTCTACCCCCGCACGGGAGCGCGGACGGTCGTGGTGGGCGAGGACGGCAACACCTTCGTGGTACAGGCGAGCGGCACGCTGACCCTCAACGCCCCCAAAACCACGCTGACCCTGCTGCCGGAGGGCACGCCACTGCCCCGCGCGGTGTCCACCAACATCGACGTGAAGCGCTCCGGCGACCACAGCGAGGTCCGGATCGGCCTGCCGCAGAAGGTGCCTTTCACAGTCGAGCAGAACGCCGCGCCGGGCGGTTCGGCCAGCCTTGACCTGCGCCTCTTTCATAGCGTCGCGGACGTGGATTATATCGTCTCGGCCTTTCCGGACCCGGCCGTCCGGGACGTGCGCTGGACCCAGGACGCCGACGGCGTGGCGCGGGTTCACGTGGACCTCGTGGGCCGGCCCTGGGGCTACGACGCCACCTACGAGGGCAATACGCTCGTGCTGCGCGTGCGGCAGGCCCCGGCCGTGGACGACCGGCAGCCGCTGCGGGGGCGCACGGTGGTCATCGACCCCGGCCACGGCGGCGACGAACTCGGGGGCGCGGGGCCGCTGCGGGTGCCCGAGAAGGGAATGACCCTGCCCATCGCGCTGCGGGTGGCCGAGCTGCTAAGGGAAAAGGGCGCGGCCGTCATCCTGACCCGCGAAACCGACGTGACGGTGCCCATCTACAACCGGCCCCTGCTGGCCGAGGAGAAGAATGCCGAGCTGCTGGTGAGCATCCACGCCAACGCGCTGCCGGACGGCGTGGACCCGGCTACCCGGCGCGGCAGCGGCGTGTACTACTACCAGCCGCAAGCCCGCGCGCTGGCCGACGCCCTGCAGGGCAGCCTGGTCGAGAAGCTTCCAGACATCGGCAACGACGGCGTGCATTATCAGAACCTCGCCCTGACGCGGCCGACCACACAACTGAGCGTGCTCGTCGAGACGGCCTACCTGACCGACAAGGGCAACCTCCGGCAACTCATGAGCGGCGCAGGCCGTGAGCGCTTTGCCCAGGCCATCGCGCAGGGCATCGAGCGCTTTTACCGCGGCGCGGCGACCGGACGCTGA
- a CDS encoding gamma-glutamyltransferase family protein: MVATGQPLAAQAGLSVLEAGGNAVDAAIATAAALTVVEPTSNGIGGDLFALVWAGGELHGLNASGAAPAALSLDALQERHGGEMPRHGWTPVTVPGAVRGWADLHGRFGRLDFAQVLAPAIRLAREGYPLSPVLAAGWARATRIYSGLELPIMEEWFRVFAPDGFTPRPGALWRSEAHARTLEHIAASGGEAFYTGDLAAQVDAHARATGGLLRASDLAAHASEWVTPIWAEYGGHRVYEIPPNGQGIAALVALNVLDAGELPPLRDDPAGLHLQIEAMKRGFHDAHRYVGDPRHAPVDVERMLSRANAQAHRAHLGAEAHDPATTAPSTGGTVYLATADGEGGMVSLIQSNYMGFGSGVVVPGTGIALHNRGHNFNLDAGHPNVLAPGKRPYHTIIPGFLGRADGTPVGPFGVMGGFMQPQGHLQVVLNTVHYGMNPQQALDAPRWQWLAGRRVEVEPGLGAPVARALAARGHEVSVQLDPGSFGRGQMIRRDPETGVLEGGTESRTDGHIAVW, encoded by the coding sequence ATGGTGGCGACCGGGCAACCTCTCGCGGCGCAGGCGGGCCTGAGCGTGCTGGAGGCGGGCGGCAACGCCGTGGACGCGGCCATCGCCACGGCGGCGGCCCTGACAGTTGTCGAACCGACCAGCAACGGCATCGGCGGCGACCTGTTCGCCCTCGTGTGGGCCGGCGGCGAGCTTCACGGCCTGAACGCCAGCGGCGCGGCCCCGGCGGCCCTGAGCCTGGACGCCTTGCAGGAGCGCCACGGCGGCGAGATGCCCCGCCACGGCTGGACTCCGGTGACGGTGCCGGGCGCGGTGCGCGGCTGGGCCGACCTGCACGGGCGGTTCGGGCGGCTGGACTTCGCGCAGGTCCTCGCCCCGGCCATCCGCCTCGCGCGGGAGGGCTACCCGCTCTCGCCCGTGCTGGCGGCGGGCTGGGCGCGGGCCACACGCATCTACAGTGGGCTGGAGCTGCCAATCATGGAGGAATGGTTCCGCGTCTTTGCCCCGGACGGCTTCACGCCCCGGCCCGGCGCCCTGTGGCGCAGCGAGGCCCACGCCCGAACGCTGGAACACATCGCCGCAAGTGGAGGAGAGGCCTTCTATACCGGCGACCTCGCCGCGCAGGTAGACGCCCACGCGCGGGCGACGGGCGGACTGCTGCGCGCCTCCGACCTCGCCGCCCACGCCTCTGAGTGGGTCACGCCGATCTGGGCCGAGTACGGCGGCCACCGCGTCTACGAGATTCCACCGAACGGGCAGGGCATCGCCGCATTGGTGGCGCTGAACGTGCTGGACGCGGGCGAGCTGCCACCCCTGCGTGACGACCCGGCGGGCCTGCACCTCCAGATTGAGGCGATGAAGCGCGGCTTTCACGACGCGCACCGCTATGTGGGCGACCCCCGCCACGCCCCGGTGGATGTGGAAAGAATGCTGTCGCGCGCCAACGCGCAGGCCCACCGCGCGCACCTGGGCGCCGAGGCCCACGACCCTGCCACCACGGCGCCGAGTACCGGGGGCACCGTGTACCTGGCGACCGCCGACGGCGAGGGCGGCATGGTCAGCCTGATCCAGAGCAACTACATGGGCTTCGGCAGCGGCGTGGTCGTGCCGGGGACGGGCATCGCGCTGCACAACCGGGGCCACAACTTCAATCTCGACGCCGGGCATCCCAACGTCCTGGCGCCGGGCAAACGGCCCTACCACACCATCATTCCCGGCTTTTTGGGCCGCGCCGACGGCACGCCGGTCGGGCCGTTCGGGGTCATGGGGGGCTTCATGCAGCCGCAGGGACATCTGCAGGTCGTCCTGAACACGGTGCACTACGGCATGAACCCGCAGCAGGCCCTCGACGCCCCGCGCTGGCAGTGGCTCGCGGGCCGCCGCGTGGAGGTCGAGCCCGGACTGGGCGCGCCGGTCGCCCGGGCGCTCGCCGCCCGGGGGCACGAGGTCAGTGTGCAGCTCGACCCCGGCAGCTTCGGCCGGGGCCAGATGATCCGCCGCGACCCCGAGACGGGCGTGCTGGAAGGCGGTACCGAGAGCCGCACGGACGGCCATATCGCGGTGTGGTGA
- a CDS encoding carbohydrate kinase family protein, with translation MKFYVIGDVTVDHLYYLDALPEPGAEVVPRRASMQPGGAGGTISVTLARLGHTVTLAARVGDDPFAEYALAQVRESGVSESAVQRDPDVLTSTITVLQTPGGERAMISDGATNRLLDPAKLKKRDIETADALIVSGYSLTEGPQREYALKAIEIAKAAKKKVPVFIDLGTGAVNKVGTKLVQDVIGADYLTLNQHELLALTGTTSLSAALAQLGRAGAQQVAVKVGKMGSVVWSPEETELVDSVIPEKPVVDSTGAGDTFTAAFAHAVLNGAPLPRAARAANAAGALAATTVGAQSREITAADLERALGR, from the coding sequence GTGAAGTTCTACGTCATTGGCGACGTGACCGTTGATCATCTGTACTACCTCGACGCCCTGCCCGAACCCGGCGCGGAAGTCGTTCCCCGCCGCGCGAGCATGCAGCCGGGCGGCGCCGGCGGCACCATCAGCGTGACGCTGGCCCGTCTGGGCCACACCGTGACGCTGGCTGCGCGTGTGGGCGACGACCCCTTTGCCGAGTACGCCCTGGCCCAGGTGCGCGAGAGCGGCGTCTCCGAAAGCGCGGTCCAGCGCGACCCCGACGTGCTGACGAGTACCATCACCGTTCTCCAGACCCCCGGCGGCGAGCGCGCCATGATCAGTGACGGCGCGACCAACCGTCTGCTGGACCCGGCCAAACTGAAAAAGCGCGACATCGAGACGGCCGACGCCCTGATCGTCAGCGGTTACAGCCTGACCGAGGGGCCGCAGCGCGAATACGCCCTGAAGGCCATCGAGATCGCCAAGGCCGCCAAGAAGAAGGTGCCAGTGTTCATCGACCTGGGTACGGGCGCCGTGAACAAGGTCGGCACCAAGCTCGTGCAGGACGTGATCGGGGCCGACTACCTCACCCTGAACCAGCACGAACTGCTGGCCCTGACCGGCACCACCAGCCTCAGCGCGGCGCTGGCGCAACTCGGCCGCGCGGGCGCGCAGCAGGTGGCCGTCAAGGTCGGCAAGATGGGCAGCGTCGTATGGTCGCCCGAGGAGACCGAACTGGTCGATTCGGTCATCCCTGAAAAGCCGGTCGTGGACAGCACCGGGGCGGGCGACACCTTCACGGCAGCCTTCGCCCACGCGGTCCTGAACGGCGCGCCGCTGCCCCGCGCCGCCCGCGCGGCGAACGCGGCGGGCGCCCTGGCCGCCACGACCGTCGGCGCCCAGAGCCGCGAGATCACGGCCGCCGACCTGGAACGGGCACTCGGCCGCTGA
- the rsmA gene encoding 16S rRNA (adenine(1518)-N(6)/adenine(1519)-N(6))-dimethyltransferase RsmA yields MTDLSAAPTPTDPSVPPLYSPVRVRELLTRHGLRPTKSLGQNFLIDGNILRAIAAAGGAAPGVNVLEVGPGLGVLTREIASRGAQVTALEKDERLRAVLAETLGDTDAAVVWGDALDFDYASLPAGTRVIANLPYYITGPLLSRFMAAPGIVSATVLVQKEVAHRLAARPGGDNYGFLSALAALYGTVTLVRDVPKGAFLPAPDVTSSVVRLDFDRERPQPDPALISFVDAALHHRRKTLRNNLRLIGHVGESIDAALEAAGLRPDVRAEDVSLADLEGVARQLNVIR; encoded by the coding sequence TTGACTGACCTATCTGCCGCGCCCACCCCCACCGACCCGTCCGTACCGCCGCTGTACTCGCCCGTGCGGGTGCGCGAACTGCTCACCCGCCACGGCCTGCGCCCGACCAAGAGCCTCGGCCAGAATTTCCTGATCGACGGCAACATCCTGCGCGCCATCGCGGCGGCGGGGGGCGCGGCGCCCGGCGTGAATGTACTGGAGGTCGGCCCTGGGCTGGGCGTCCTGACCCGCGAGATCGCTTCGAGGGGCGCGCAGGTCACGGCGCTGGAGAAAGACGAGCGGCTGCGCGCCGTGCTGGCCGAGACCCTCGGCGACACGGACGCGGCGGTCGTGTGGGGCGACGCGCTGGATTTCGACTACGCCTCGCTGCCGGCCGGCACCCGCGTTATCGCCAACCTGCCGTACTACATCACGGGGCCGCTGCTCTCACGCTTCATGGCCGCGCCCGGCATCGTCAGCGCGACGGTCCTCGTGCAGAAAGAGGTGGCCCACCGCCTAGCCGCCCGGCCAGGAGGCGACAATTACGGCTTCCTGAGCGCCCTGGCCGCCCTGTACGGCACGGTGACGCTCGTGCGGGACGTGCCCAAGGGCGCCTTCCTGCCCGCGCCCGACGTGACGAGCAGTGTCGTGCGGCTCGATTTCGACCGCGAGCGGCCGCAGCCCGACCCGGCGCTGATCTCGTTCGTAGATGCCGCGCTGCACCACCGCCGCAAGACGCTGCGCAACAACCTGCGCCTCATCGGCCACGTGGGCGAGTCCATTGACGCCGCGCTGGAGGCAGCCGGTCTGCGGCCCGACGTGCGCGCCGAGGACGTGTCCCTGGCCGACCTGGAAGGTGTTGCCCGGCAGCTGAACGTGATACGGTAA
- a CDS encoding tetratricopeptide repeat protein, producing MSDPARQGSVLDLERPEPETAPGAPTPGAPANPTQPDWKPFARSGEWRRAQAAATLSFAPAALVAALTSLNAFQEDVRARRYSAARRALDAYAGGLEDTQTQSQGEAALLRTLAEPEVLRRGLAALEQGAAERDPAGLQTCLAPAEAHPLTRAEALNVLGVLHALRTEAGAARSCFEEALRVDAGHYRARMNLGNLALEAGDPQQAETEYREVLKLAPDYDGAHHNLGVALRRQGKVYESVGSIRKAQRLGVRRSQQEGREELREQFRASPKLRLVRVVLIGAVVLIAALLLFSRGG from the coding sequence ATGAGCGATCCCGCCCGTCAGGGTTCCGTGCTGGACCTGGAACGGCCCGAACCGGAGACGGCCCCTGGCGCGCCGACGCCCGGCGCCCCGGCCAACCCCACCCAGCCCGACTGGAAACCCTTCGCGCGCAGCGGCGAGTGGCGCCGCGCGCAGGCCGCCGCCACCCTGAGCTTCGCGCCCGCCGCCCTGGTCGCCGCCCTGACCTCCCTGAACGCCTTTCAGGAAGATGTCCGTGCGCGGCGCTACTCCGCCGCCCGGCGGGCCCTGGACGCCTACGCGGGGGGCCTGGAGGACACCCAGACGCAGTCGCAGGGTGAGGCGGCGCTGCTGAGAACGCTGGCCGAACCCGAGGTGCTTCGCCGGGGTCTGGCGGCATTGGAGCAGGGCGCGGCCGAGCGCGATCCGGCGGGCCTGCAGACCTGCCTCGCCCCCGCCGAGGCGCATCCGCTGACCCGCGCCGAGGCGCTGAACGTCCTGGGCGTGCTCCATGCCCTGCGCACCGAGGCGGGGGCCGCGCGGAGCTGCTTCGAGGAGGCGCTGCGGGTGGACGCCGGCCACTACCGCGCACGCATGAATCTGGGCAACCTCGCGCTGGAGGCCGGTGACCCCCAGCAGGCCGAGACCGAGTACCGCGAGGTGCTCAAGCTCGCGCCCGACTACGACGGCGCGCACCACAACCTCGGGGTGGCGCTGCGGCGCCAGGGCAAGGTGTACGAATCGGTGGGGTCCATCCGCAAGGCCCAGCGCCTGGGCGTGCGCCGCAGCCAGCAGGAGGGCCGCGAGGAACTGCGTGAACAGTTCCGGGCCAGCCCGAAGCTGCGGCTGGTGCGCGTGGTCCTCATCGGGGCCGTGGTCCTTATCGCCGCTCTGCTGCTGTTCAGCCGGGGGGGTTAG
- a CDS encoding NAD(P)H-hydrate dehydratase codes for MEEAGRAVADTVHAAYPAGRVLLLAGSGANGGDAYVAARHLHALGREVEVRGLSARHPLTRRNRRRLLAAGIRTAPLGASSAGLAALRRSLEGAAVVVDGLLGTGFRPPLRPALAGVIAAVNAAGRPVAAIDLPSGLDAETAEISGEPLRADHTVALGGWKTALLFGPAAHLAGRVHLDSIRLPPGWALERAEATRPSDAEVAALLPVRAADAHKGTAGRVWIVGGHPGTVGAPALAGMGALRAGAGLVTVHSAAEVPLVMPELMVRRHDDLAGVLEQTGPDDRPDAVALGMGLGPDAPALARVVLGWHIPTVLDADALQPELAGAGHGACVWTPHPGEAARLLGTRTPEITRDPIAAARALQEQYGGVVVLKGGPSVVAHAGGVQVARAGHPGMASAGMGDTLSGVIAALLGQGLGAAEAALAGVTLHARAGQLAGAAHGYGLSASDVGAQLGAAWLDLSAHR; via the coding sequence ATGGAGGAAGCGGGGCGCGCGGTGGCCGACACCGTCCACGCCGCGTACCCGGCGGGCCGCGTGCTGCTCCTGGCCGGCAGTGGAGCCAACGGCGGCGACGCCTACGTGGCCGCCCGGCACCTGCACGCCCTGGGCCGCGAGGTGGAGGTACGCGGCCTGAGCGCCCGGCACCCCCTGACCCGCAGGAACCGCCGCCGCCTTCTCGCCGCCGGAATCAGGACCGCGCCGCTGGGCGCCTCGTCCGCTGGCCTCGCCGCGCTGCGCCGGTCACTGGAGGGCGCGGCTGTCGTCGTAGATGGGCTGCTGGGCACCGGCTTCCGGCCCCCACTGCGCCCCGCGCTGGCCGGTGTGATCGCAGCCGTGAACGCCGCCGGGCGGCCGGTGGCCGCCATCGACCTGCCCTCGGGCCTAGACGCCGAGACGGCCGAGATCAGCGGTGAGCCGCTGCGCGCCGACCATACCGTTGCCCTGGGCGGCTGGAAGACCGCCCTGCTGTTCGGCCCGGCGGCGCATCTGGCGGGGCGGGTCCACCTCGACAGCATAAGGCTGCCCCCCGGCTGGGCGCTGGAGAGGGCCGAAGCGACCCGCCCCAGCGACGCCGAGGTCGCTGCCCTGCTGCCGGTGCGCGCCGCCGACGCCCACAAGGGTACGGCCGGGCGCGTGTGGATAGTCGGCGGGCACCCCGGTACGGTCGGCGCGCCCGCCCTGGCCGGCATGGGAGCGCTGCGGGCCGGAGCGGGCCTCGTGACGGTCCACAGCGCGGCCGAGGTTCCCCTGGTCATGCCCGAACTGATGGTGCGCCGCCACGACGACCTCGCCGGGGTTCTGGAGCAGACCGGCCCGGACGACCGCCCGGACGCCGTCGCCCTGGGCATGGGCCTGGGTCCGGACGCCCCGGCGCTGGCGCGAGTGGTTCTGGGCTGGCACATCCCCACCGTGCTCGACGCCGACGCCCTCCAGCCCGAACTGGCCGGAGCGGGCCACGGCGCCTGCGTGTGGACCCCACATCCCGGCGAGGCCGCGCGGCTGCTGGGTACCCGGACGCCCGAGATCACCCGCGACCCCATCGCGGCGGCGCGGGCGCTGCAAGAGCAGTACGGCGGCGTAGTGGTCCTCAAGGGTGGGCCGAGCGTGGTCGCCCACGCGGGCGGCGTACAGGTCGCGCGCGCCGGTCACCCCGGCATGGCGAGCGCGGGCATGGGCGACACGCTTTCGGGCGTGATCGCAGCCCTCCTGGGCCAGGGTCTGGGCGCGGCCGAGGCGGCGCTCGCGGGGGTTACGCTGCACGCCCGCGCGGGCCAGCTCGCCGGCGCAGCGCACGGCTACGGCCTGAGCGCCAGCGACGTGGGCGCGCAGCTCGGCGCGGCGTGGCTGGACCTGAGCGCCCACCGCTGA
- a CDS encoding DUF4388 domain-containing protein: MRGLLSDLPLLGLLELVHESRQTGVLSVGGELPYTVTFSQGEVVAGGVLDWLGLEALQTCPLSPQGGDFEFESRSIAGRPLQAYGPLLSEWARVSDEWARVSRTVGSPSRVFRGELPLFSEGEGRSVRAAARRSNRPLIDVAAEVAQATQAGRLEATDDYAWFALVLKPSPAHGKHPISAFLDGQRNLGEIARRSGLGVGEVRRYLLGAIRRGLRFSGSGWVMRDLVWEEQLGSQLQKPA; encoded by the coding sequence ATGCGCGGCCTCCTCTCCGACCTTCCCCTGCTGGGCCTGCTGGAGCTGGTTCACGAATCCCGCCAGACCGGCGTTCTCAGCGTGGGCGGCGAGCTGCCTTACACCGTCACCTTCTCGCAGGGCGAGGTCGTGGCGGGCGGGGTTCTCGACTGGCTGGGGCTCGAAGCGCTGCAAACCTGTCCCCTCTCGCCGCAGGGGGGCGACTTCGAGTTCGAGTCGCGCAGCATCGCCGGGCGGCCCCTCCAGGCCTACGGCCCGCTGCTGAGCGAGTGGGCCCGGGTCAGCGACGAGTGGGCGCGGGTCTCCCGCACCGTGGGCAGCCCCAGCCGGGTCTTCCGGGGCGAGCTGCCGCTGTTCTCGGAGGGTGAGGGCCGTAGCGTGCGCGCCGCCGCCCGGCGCTCGAATCGTCCCCTCATCGACGTGGCAGCCGAGGTCGCGCAGGCCACGCAGGCGGGCCGCTTGGAGGCGACCGACGACTACGCCTGGTTCGCCCTGGTCCTCAAGCCCAGCCCCGCCCACGGCAAGCACCCCATCTCGGCCTTTCTGGACGGCCAGCGCAACCTCGGCGAGATCGCGCGCCGCAGCGGCCTCGGGGTGGGCGAGGTGCGGCGCTACCTGCTGGGGGCCATCCGGCGCGGCCTGCGGTTTTCCGGCAGCGGCTGGGTCATGCGGGACCTCGTCTGGGAGGAGCAGCTCGGCAGCCAGCTCCAGAAGCCCGCCTAG
- a CDS encoding DUF456 domain-containing protein: MSLPFLVFLVAWLIGMVGTFVPALPATVIIFAGTVAATLLDGFQVWPDLPFLLTFAVLTVLISLVDNVASAWGARKYGGSKQAIWGALIGGLVGIFIPFGLIVGPLAGALIAELFVVRKPLTGALRAAWGTLVGLLTGIAAKLVLHLMIGVYELWRLWDPARSVFGA, from the coding sequence ATGTCACTTCCCTTTCTCGTGTTTCTGGTCGCCTGGCTCATCGGGATGGTGGGCACCTTCGTGCCGGCGCTGCCTGCCACCGTCATCATCTTCGCGGGTACGGTCGCGGCCACGCTTCTCGACGGCTTTCAGGTGTGGCCGGACCTGCCCTTCCTGCTTACCTTCGCAGTCCTCACGGTCCTGATCTCCCTGGTGGACAACGTCGCCTCGGCCTGGGGCGCGCGCAAGTACGGCGGCAGCAAGCAGGCCATCTGGGGCGCGCTCATCGGCGGACTGGTGGGCATCTTCATTCCCTTCGGTCTGATCGTGGGGCCGCTGGCCGGCGCGCTCATCGCCGAGCTGTTCGTGGTCCGTAAGCCGCTGACCGGGGCCCTGCGCGCCGCCTGGGGCACCCTGGTGGGCCTGCTGACCGGCATTGCGGCCAAGCTGGTGCTGCACCTCATGATCGGGGTCTACGAGCTGTGGCGCCTGTGGGACCCGGCGCGCAGCGTGTTCGGCGCCTGA
- a CDS encoding thiolase family protein has protein sequence MQKAVIVAASRTPTGKFLGALESVSAVELGRLTLAETLRRSGLEAGVVEEVIMGQVVQAGCGQNPARQAALRAGLSHEVGALTINKVCGSGLKAVMLAAQSIRAGDQSAVLAGGMESMSNAPHLLPQARKGYRLGHAQVLDANTQDGLWCSINDEGMGLTGERVAEKYAIGRAEQDAYATESHRRAVEAQGAGRFADEIVPVTVRGRKGDTVMDADEGPRSDTSAETLGRLKPAFKPEGSVTAGNAPGLNDGAASLLVMSEDAARAHGLKVLAEIVDYATGGLAPEWVMMTPVPATQKLMQKLGWGVDDVDLWELNEAFSVQSLAVSRELGLDPARVNVNGGAVALGHPIGASGARILVTLLHALKQQDKELGVATLCMGGGNGLALAVRRVG, from the coding sequence ATGCAAAAAGCAGTCATCGTGGCGGCGTCGCGCACGCCGACCGGCAAGTTTCTGGGGGCGCTCGAAAGTGTGAGCGCCGTCGAGTTGGGCCGCCTGACCCTGGCCGAGACCCTGCGCCGCAGCGGTCTGGAGGCGGGGGTCGTCGAGGAAGTCATCATGGGCCAGGTCGTGCAGGCGGGCTGCGGCCAGAACCCGGCGCGGCAGGCGGCGCTGCGGGCAGGATTATCCCATGAGGTCGGGGCGCTGACCATCAACAAGGTGTGCGGCAGTGGCCTCAAGGCGGTCATGCTGGCGGCTCAGAGCATCCGCGCGGGCGACCAGTCGGCGGTGCTGGCCGGCGGTATGGAGTCCATGAGCAACGCGCCTCACCTGCTGCCCCAGGCCCGCAAGGGCTACCGCCTGGGGCACGCGCAGGTGCTCGACGCCAACACCCAGGACGGCCTGTGGTGCTCCATCAATGACGAGGGCATGGGCCTGACCGGTGAGCGCGTGGCCGAAAAGTACGCCATCGGGCGCGCGGAGCAGGACGCCTACGCCACCGAGAGCCACCGCCGCGCGGTCGAGGCGCAGGGGGCCGGGCGCTTCGCGGACGAGATCGTGCCCGTGACCGTCAGGGGCCGCAAGGGCGACACAGTGATGGACGCCGACGAGGGACCGCGCAGCGATACCAGCGCCGAGACCCTGGGCCGCCTGAAGCCCGCCTTCAAGCCGGAGGGCTCGGTCACGGCCGGCAACGCGCCGGGCCTGAACGACGGGGCCGCCTCACTGCTCGTCATGAGCGAGGACGCCGCCCGGGCCCACGGCCTGAAAGTGCTGGCCGAGATCGTGGACTACGCGACCGGCGGGCTGGCCCCCGAGTGGGTCATGATGACCCCCGTGCCCGCCACCCAGAAACTGATGCAGAAGCTCGGCTGGGGGGTGGACGACGTGGACCTGTGGGAGCTGAACGAGGCCTTCAGCGTGCAGAGCCTCGCCGTGAGCCGCGAACTCGGCCTGGACCCGGCGCGGGTGAACGTCAACGGCGGCGCGGTCGCGCTGGGGCACCCCATCGGCGCGAGCGGAGCGCGCATTCTGGTCACGCTGCTGCACGCGCTCAAGCAGCAGGACAAGGAACTGGGCGTGGCGACCCTGTGCATGGGCGGGGGCAATGGCCTGGCGCTGGCCGTGCGGCGGGTAGGCTGA
- a CDS encoding YciI family protein, giving the protein MTQHETAPTLWIIESTYLKSGDALSAVTPRHRAWLDQHYVSGVFLTSGRKVDGTGGVLLARAGSQAELEAIFADDPFVQEGLSEYRYTAFTPVKRGKGIELDGVPLVE; this is encoded by the coding sequence ATGACGCAACACGAGACCGCCCCGACCCTGTGGATCATCGAGAGCACCTACCTCAAGTCCGGCGACGCCCTGAGCGCCGTGACGCCCCGGCACCGGGCGTGGCTCGACCAGCACTACGTCTCGGGCGTCTTCCTGACCTCCGGGCGCAAGGTGGACGGCACCGGCGGCGTGCTGCTGGCGCGCGCGGGGAGCCAGGCCGAGCTGGAAGCGATCTTCGCGGACGACCCGTTCGTGCAGGAAGGCCTGTCCGAGTACCGCTACACGGCGTTCACGCCCGTCAAGCGCGGCAAGGGCATCGAGCTGGACGGCGTGCCGCTGGTGGAGTAG